One genomic window of Glycine max cultivar Williams 82 chromosome 16, Glycine_max_v4.0, whole genome shotgun sequence includes the following:
- the 100805863 gene encoding probable aquaporin TIP-type alpha codes for MATRRYSFGRADEATHPDSMRATLAEFASTFIFVFAGEGSSLALVKIYQDSAFSAGELLAVALAHAFALFAAVSSSMHVSGGHVNPAVTFGALIGGRISVLRAVYYWIAQILGAIVAALVLRLVTNNMRPSGFHVGQGVGVGHMLILEIIMTFGLMYTVYGTAIDPKRGSVSNIAPLAIGLIVGANILVGGPFDGACMNPALAFGPSLVGWRWHQHWIFWVGPLIGAALAALVYEYVVIPTEPPHQHQPLAPEDY; via the exons ATGGCAACCCGTAGATATTCTTTTGGAAGGGCTGATGAGGCCACTCATCCAGACTCCATGAGGGCCACTTTGGCTGAATTTGCATCCACTTTCATCTTTGTCTTTGCTGGAGAAGGCTCTAGCCTTGCTTTGG TTAAGATTTACCAGGATTCAGCTTTCTCAGCTGGTGAATTGTTGGCAGTTGCACTTGCACATGCATTTGCTCTATTTGCTGCTGTTTCTTCTAGCATGCATGTATCAGGTGGCCATGTCAACCCAGCTGTGACATTTGGTGCTCTCATTGGAGGCAGGATTTCTGTGCTCCGTGCCGTATACTACTGGATTGCTCAAATTCTAGGTGCTATAGTGGCTGCCCTCGTGCTCAGACTTGTCACTAATAACATG AGACCATCAGGGTTCCACGTGGGGCAAGGTGTTGGAGTAGGACACATGCTTATACTTGAGATAATCATGACATTTGGGCTAATGTACACTGTGTATGGTACTGCAATTGATCCCAAAAGGGGTTCTGTTAGCAACATTGCACCTTTGGCAATTGGACTCATTGTTGGGGCAAACATCCTTGTTGGTGGGCCATTTGATGGAGCCTGCATGAACCCTGCTCTAGCTTTTGGGCCTTCCTTAGTGGGCTGGAGATGGCACCAACACTGGATCTTCTGGGTGGGTCCACTGATTGGGGCTGCACTGGCAGCACTGGTGTATGAATATGTTGTGATCCCAACTGAGCCCCCTCATCAACACCAACCTTTGGCTCCTGAAGATTACTAG
- the LOC100804790 gene encoding acyl-carrier-protein phosphodiesterase PptH, with amino-acid sequence MVVRFNPSCLTLSHNPHHTTYFSKQVTVRSSYGKHMKSGGLGRRPQIVSSVLGNSNTEGVSVFVVSDLHTDYAENLKWVECLSNVKHKNDVLLVAGDVAETCSMFVVTMSLLKERFEHVFYVPGNHDLWCRREGQNYVDSLEKLNKLLDACERIGVETNPTVIDEIGIIPLFSWYHESFDKEKDITGFRIPSLEMACKDFYACKWPEGLSNGDMSLALYFDAMNDKQIDVIKEIQMACDHIITFSHFVPRQELCPEKRMLFYPKLPKIIGSDSLEDRIRSIHGAEGRKDASSCHVFGHTHFCWDAVVDGIRYVQAPLAYPRERKRRMNGGENWLPFCLYADNKFADRLNPCYWSDYYSANPRTPHNTKLAPWVARFYKQTETVDV; translated from the exons ATGGTGGTGAGGTTTAACCCTTCATGTCTCACCCTCTCTCATAATCCTCACCACACTACATATTTCTCTAAGCAAGTGACAGTTAGGAGCAGTTATGGGAAACACATGAAAAGTGGTGGCCTTGGAAGAAGGCCTCAGATAGTGTCTTCAGTTTTGGGGAACAGTAACACTGAAGGGGTGAGTGTGTTTGTGGTGTCTGACTTGCACACTGACTATGCTGAGAATTTGAAGTGGGTGGAGTGCTTGTCTAATGTGAAGCACAAGAATGATGTGCTTCTTGTGGCAGGTGATGTGGCTGAGACATGTTCCATGTTTGTTGTGACAATGTCTCTTTTGAAAGAGAGGTTTGAGCATGTCTTCTATGTTCCTGGAAACCATGACCTTTGGTGCCGTCGCGAGGGGCAAAATTAT GTTGATTCTCTTGAAAAGCTGAATAAATTGCTTGATGCGTGTGAGAGAATTGGAGTGGAGACAAATCCAACGGTTATAGATGAAATAGGAATCATTCCTTTGTTCTCTTGGTACCATGAG AGCTTTGACAAAGAGAAGGACATAACAGGCTTTCGCATCCCGTCTTTGGAGATG gCATGTAAAGATTTCTATGCGTGTAAGTGGCCCGAGGGACTTTCAAATGGAGATATGTCACTGGCTTTATATTTTGATGCCATGAATGATAAACAAATAGATGTGATAAAGGAGATTCAGATGGCATGCGATCACATCATTACCTTTTCACACTTTGTTCCCAG GCAGGAACTTTGTCCAGAGAAGAGGATGTTGTTCTATCCCAAGCTTCCAAAAATAATTGGTTCAGACTCTCTTGAAGATCGAATAAGGTCTATTCATGGTGCTGAGGGAAGGAAGGATGCGTCGTCTTGTCATGTGTTTGGTCATACTCACTTCTGTTGGGATGCTGTTGTTGATGGTATCAG GTATGTACAGGCACCCTTAGCTTACCCAAGGGAAAGGAAGAGAAGAATGAATGGAGGTGAAAATTGGCTACCGTTTTGCCTTTATGCTGACAACAAATTTGCTGATAGACTCAACCCTTGCTATTGGTCTGATTATTACTCTGCCAACCCCAGGACACCCCATAATACTAAACTTGCTCCTTGGGTAGCCAGATTTTATAAGCAAACAGAAACTGTGGATGTATAG